TATGCGCTTCGCCAAAAGGTTCTCCGAATAAGTACTCGTGTAGTTCTGTTAAGGTAGGCAACTTAAATTTTCCACCACGACCTCCTGGAAGCTGGCAAAGCGATGCGGTATGTTCGGTACAGGTATCTAAAATAGGTAGTTCTTGCAATGGATTTTCAACACTTAGGCGATGAAACTCAGCACCCATTATATTTAAATCAAAACCAACATTTTGACCAACAATAAATTTCGTTTTAGCCATAGCGGCATTAAACTTTTCTAAAACTTCGGCAATCGGTACTCCCTCTTTTTCTGCTAAAGCCGTAGAAATCCCGTGAATTTGTTCCGCGTCATAAGGAATATTAAAACCTTCAGGTCGTATCAAGTAATCTTGATGCTCCACTAAATTTCCCATAGCATCATGTAACTGCCATGCAATTTGTATGCAGCGAGGCCAATTGTCTACATCGGTAAAAGGCGCGTTCCAGTTTTTGGGTAATCCAGTAGTTTCAGTATCGAAGATTAAGTACATAAAAAAATCCATTTCATTTCCGAGTAGTCGGAAATCTATTTTATTTCATTCTCTTGAAAAAGGGAATCTGTTGTGCTCAAATAAATGCTTTTAAAAGCAAAAATGTCAGCTTATAAAATTAGTAAAAAGGGTTTGGGAGAAAAAATGTTATTACTAGGAGTTATTAACGAAACAAAAAATTGGTTTTAGCACAAAACAATTGTATTTTTTCCATTTAAAACTACTTTTTTGCTTAAGATAAAATATCCATTTGACCCTTCTCTTTTACACCATGTGTATATTGCTTTAGGCCTTGCGCTTTGGATTTTTGTTTTTCTCTATTTTACTGAGCCCTTAAATGTTAGTGAAATTAACACTTTAGAGAAACTAGCGTATTTGCCTTTTTATGGTATTGCAGGGGGTTTTGCGTATCTCTCCATGCTTCCTTTTCAGCAATGGCTTTTTAAGATTGGTCAAAGAAGCTGGACCTTACAAAGGGAGCTCTTTTTTTTACTTTTCTTTATGATGATGGGGCTGGTTTTATCTAGATCCGTTTATGTTTTTATTATAGTTCCCAATGAACCAAATATATATAGTCTAGCTTATTTCATCACAGGTATTTATCTTCCAACGTTAATTGCGGTGATTCCTATTGTATTTATTAGCCGCTGGGCTATTGGTAAATACAAAAATAAAAAGCTGGAAGATAAAAAAATAGTAATTAATGGCGAAGGTACCTACGAGGGCTTGCGTTTACTTCAGGAAAATTTAATCAGTATAAAATCAGACGATAATTATATAGAAGTAACCTATCTAATGAATGAATTGATGAAGAAACAGCTGATTCGAAATAAACTTTCGGTCATTGAGAAAGACTTAGCTTTTCTAGTACGTACGCATAGATCGTACTTAATTAATCCAGTACATTTTCAACGATGGGATTTGAGCAATGGAAAATTGCAAATTGTGTTAGCGGCCCAGGTAAAAATTCCGGTATCCAAAACCTACGCATCACTTGTGAAAACAACGATTAAAGATTTGGGTCTTGCGTTATAACTTTATTTAACCACAAAGTAGCATCATTTCACCCCAAACCTTACTGTATAATGGTTTTCTAGCTTTTTCTAGAATATGTTTGTGGAAACAACAAGGCTGTTTTTGCCAGCTGAAAACCTTAAACCAAATACCTATGAAAACTTTAATTTCTCTTTTTTTTGCGACAATTTTATCAGGAACTACGTATAGTCAAAAAGAAACCTGCGACTGTAAAACAGATTTAGACTTTTTGATCGTGAAGATGAAAGAAATGCCCTCCTACAAGCACCAAATTAAAAAACAAAAAAAAGAGGCTTTTTTCCAGGAGCAATACAACGCTATAGCAACGCAAATGAATGAGCCCTTAGCCGTGTATAAGTGTTATTTATTGCTGAATGAAATGATGGGTACTTTGACGGATATTCATGCCACTGTTTTATCTAACACAATTCCATTATCAAATGAAAACGCTAAAGATAGCGTTACAGTTGCTAAATTTATCGCCAGTTCTGAATTTGCGAATCATCCTAGCGCAATAAATAATTTGACAGAATTAAGAAGCGCTCTCGAGCGTAAACCAAAAGATGCACTTGAGGGTATTTATTATTACGGAGATCATCTTATCGTAGGCATTTACGCCAAAGGTGATGAAAAATATGAAGGTGTAGTCTTAGCGTCTAATGTACCCATTTGGGTACCAGGGCAGGTCTATTTGCATGTAAGAAAGAGTGGTGATAATCAATATGATGTTGCTAGTTATAATTTGACCACTAAAAAAATGTACCATATAAAAAGTATTGCTTTTGAAAATGGAAGGTTGTTTAATTTAGTTAAAGACCGTAAAACTAAAGATTATTCTCTTGTGCCAGAAGAAAACAGCGATTGGGAATATAAAGCGATCAACAAAAATACAGCGTATGTGCATTTTGGTACTTTCGACAGGGGTAGCGCGAATAAAAATATGGCTGATGTTTTTTATGAAGACCATAAAGACAATTTTAATGTTGCAAATATTATTGTTGATCTAAGAAATAATAGAGGGGGAAGTAAAAAATTGTCTGATCCTTTTTATAAATTATTCAAAAAGAGCGGAGCTAAAATTTATATTTTGACCAACCAATTTACGGGAAGCAATGGAGAGCAATTTACGGTTCAGTTAAAAAAAATAAATGGAGCACTGCATTTAGGACAGACTACCTGGGGGATAGTAAGCTACGGATTTAATTATGGACGCAGCTATACTACGCCCTCAAAATTCTTTGATGTGATGCCAACAGATATGGATTTTCACACTAAATTTTTTAAATATGAAGACGTCGGAGTAGTTCCTGATAGAGCCTTAGAAATCAATAGGAGCTGGATAGACCAAACATTAGCCTTTATTGAAGCGAAATAATTGAGAACCAACTGTTTTTATATCTAAGACGTTTTTTTTAAAATATCAATTAATAGCTATTGTAGATTTTCAAAAAAAACTTATATTTGCACCCGCTTAAAGCTAAGCGAAAATTTAGAATTAATAACCAAGGGTCGGGCACCCTACAAATTAATGTGATATGCCAGTAAAAATTAGATTACAAAGACACGGTAAAAAAGGAAAACCTTTCTATTGGGTAGTTGCAGCAGATGCA
The sequence above is drawn from the Cellulophaga sp. Hel_I_12 genome and encodes:
- a CDS encoding LytTR family DNA-binding domain-containing protein gives rise to the protein MLKIKYPFDPSLLHHVYIALGLALWIFVFLYFTEPLNVSEINTLEKLAYLPFYGIAGGFAYLSMLPFQQWLFKIGQRSWTLQRELFFLLFFMMMGLVLSRSVYVFIIVPNEPNIYSLAYFITGIYLPTLIAVIPIVFISRWAIGKYKNKKLEDKKIVINGEGTYEGLRLLQENLISIKSDDNYIEVTYLMNELMKKQLIRNKLSVIEKDLAFLVRTHRSYLINPVHFQRWDLSNGKLQIVLAAQVKIPVSKTYASLVKTTIKDLGLAL
- a CDS encoding S41 family peptidase — protein: MKTLISLFFATILSGTTYSQKETCDCKTDLDFLIVKMKEMPSYKHQIKKQKKEAFFQEQYNAIATQMNEPLAVYKCYLLLNEMMGTLTDIHATVLSNTIPLSNENAKDSVTVAKFIASSEFANHPSAINNLTELRSALERKPKDALEGIYYYGDHLIVGIYAKGDEKYEGVVLASNVPIWVPGQVYLHVRKSGDNQYDVASYNLTTKKMYHIKSIAFENGRLFNLVKDRKTKDYSLVPEENSDWEYKAINKNTAYVHFGTFDRGSANKNMADVFYEDHKDNFNVANIIVDLRNNRGGSKKLSDPFYKLFKKSGAKIYILTNQFTGSNGEQFTVQLKKINGALHLGQTTWGIVSYGFNYGRSYTTPSKFFDVMPTDMDFHTKFFKYEDVGVVPDRALEINRSWIDQTLAFIEAK